In Deltaproteobacteria bacterium, a single window of DNA contains:
- the hisIE gene encoding bifunctional phosphoribosyl-AMP cyclohydrolase/phosphoribosyl-ATP diphosphatase HisIE: MEKPDIKYDANGLIPAVAQDSDTGEVLMLAFMNKEALEKTLDTGLAHYYSRSRQKLWMKGETSGNTQKVEGVFYDCDSDSVLLRIKQKGVACHTGERSCFFRRLDQGGKEFGVQKGSAAPASGSEAVISGLYKVLLDRKNSSPDESYVASLYSKGFNKIAAKIHEESAELVHAGKKGGKDEIVHEISDLWFHTMVLLGYKDIAIEDVFTELKRRFGTSGHDEKASRPIKKDED, encoded by the coding sequence TTGGAAAAACCGGATATAAAATACGACGCAAACGGCCTCATCCCTGCGGTTGCGCAGGACTCGGATACCGGAGAAGTCTTGATGCTAGCCTTCATGAACAAGGAAGCTCTCGAGAAAACCCTCGATACAGGGCTCGCGCACTACTATAGCAGGTCGCGCCAAAAGCTCTGGATGAAGGGCGAGACCTCGGGCAACACGCAGAAGGTCGAGGGCGTTTTCTACGACTGCGACTCCGACTCCGTGCTCCTTAGGATAAAGCAAAAAGGGGTTGCCTGTCACACGGGCGAACGTTCGTGCTTTTTCCGCCGCCTTGACCAGGGCGGCAAAGAGTTCGGCGTACAGAAGGGCAGCGCAGCACCGGCAAGCGGCAGCGAGGCAGTAATCAGCGGCCTTTACAAGGTTCTGCTCGATAGAAAGAACTCCTCGCCAGATGAGTCCTACGTAGCCTCGCTATACTCAAAGGGCTTTAACAAAATCGCTGCAAAGATACACGAAGAATCTGCCGAGCTCGTGCATGCCGGGAAAAAGGGCGGAAAAGACGAAATCGTGCACGAAATATCCGACCTCTGGTTCCACACCATGGTGCTCCTTGGGTATAAAGACATTGCCATAGAGGACGTGTTTACGGAGCTTAAGCGCCGCTTTGGAACTTCAGGGCACGATGAAAAAGCCTCGAGGCCGATAAAAAAGGACGAAGACTGA
- a CDS encoding alpha-ketoacid dehydrogenase subunit beta — MAKMNMVEAVNSALTLEMERDDNVVILGEDVGTDGGVFRVSAGLLEKFGKERVIDTPLAELGIVGTAIGMSLYGLKPVAEIQFMAFIYEAIEQVYSHAARMRARSRGRFTCPLVIRAPYGVGIKGPELHSDSPEAIFCHMPGVKVVIPSNPYNAKGLLISAIRDPDPVLFLEPSRLYRSIKAEVPEEGYTIELGRADVFQEGSDLTIVSWGAMLHRASEAAEGLNAEIIDLQTIKPLDEDLILSSVKKTGRLVIVHEATGFCGVAAEIAALAADKALMHLKAPVKRVTAPDAVTPMALLEDHYMPSVELIKKAYDEVLSY; from the coding sequence ATGGCTAAAATGAACATGGTCGAGGCCGTTAACTCGGCCCTTACTCTCGAGATGGAGCGAGACGATAACGTCGTAATCCTTGGCGAAGACGTCGGCACCGACGGCGGCGTGTTCCGCGTGAGCGCCGGGCTTCTTGAAAAATTTGGCAAAGAGCGCGTAATAGACACTCCGCTTGCGGAGCTTGGCATTGTCGGCACTGCAATCGGCATGTCGCTCTACGGACTTAAGCCTGTTGCAGAGATACAGTTCATGGCTTTTATCTACGAGGCAATAGAGCAGGTCTATTCGCATGCAGCAAGAATGCGGGCGAGGTCAAGGGGGCGCTTTACTTGCCCTCTTGTGATACGGGCTCCGTACGGGGTGGGCATAAAAGGCCCGGAGCTGCACTCGGATTCTCCGGAAGCGATATTTTGCCATATGCCCGGGGTGAAGGTCGTTATTCCGTCGAACCCGTACAATGCAAAGGGGCTTTTGATATCTGCTATACGCGACCCTGACCCTGTGCTCTTTTTAGAGCCTTCGCGCCTCTACCGTTCAATAAAGGCCGAGGTGCCGGAAGAGGGCTACACAATCGAACTTGGCAGGGCAGATGTTTTTCAGGAAGGTTCTGATCTGACGATCGTTTCCTGGGGCGCGATGCTGCACAGAGCTTCGGAGGCTGCCGAGGGGCTTAATGCTGAAATCATAGACCTTCAGACCATAAAGCCGCTTGATGAGGATTTGATATTAAGCTCGGTAAAGAAAACAGGCCGTCTTGTCATTGTGCACGAGGCAACAGGGTTTTGCGGCGTGGCAGCGGAAATCGCAGCGCTCGCGGCAGATAAGGCGCTCATGCACCTTAAGGCGCCTGTAAAGAGGGTAACTGCGCCGGATGCGGTAACGCCCATGGCCCTTCTCGAAGACCATTACATGCCGTCGGTTGAGCTTATCAAAAAGGCGTACGACGAAGTTCTATCATATTAG
- a CDS encoding histidine triad nucleotide-binding protein, with protein sequence MECIFCKIAAKKIPSTIVKETDRLVVIKDISPQSPTHLLVIPKAHFATILDCDDRNIMGEMLSVAKEAAKEAGVDKKGFRLVINTNEEGGQTVFHLHMHLMAGRHLDGKMG encoded by the coding sequence ATGGAATGCATATTCTGCAAGATTGCGGCAAAGAAAATCCCCTCTACAATCGTAAAGGAAACCGACAGGCTCGTTGTCATAAAGGACATCAGCCCGCAAAGCCCCACTCACCTGCTCGTGATTCCCAAAGCCCACTTCGCAACCATCCTTGACTGCGATGACAGAAACATCATGGGCGAGATGCTCTCAGTTGCCAAGGAAGCGGCAAAAGAGGCAGGAGTTGATAAAAAGGGCTTTCGCCTGGTCATCAACACGAACGAGGAAGGCGGGCAGACGGTTTTCCATCTGCACATGCATTTGATGGCAGGACGGCACCTAGACGGCAAGATGGGATAG
- the pdhA gene encoding pyruvate dehydrogenase (acetyl-transferring) E1 component subunit alpha, translating to MTEKIVGTFEIKHLGVLNEAGEADASLMPGLSDDAIKALFESIIYMRAFNSRALSLQREGRIGTYPSIYGLEATQAATALAIRKSDWVAPTFRENGVFLALGYPAWMLYRYWKGDERGAKTPPDLNILPMSVPVGSHLTHAVGVAYAMKYRKKNDAVICFFGDGASSRGDFHEALNFAGVFKLPVVFVCQNNQWAISVPLKTQTASETIAQRAFGYGFGGIQTDGNDVFAVYKAANEALEKARSGGGPTLIENLTYRLDHHTTADDATRYRNSADVEAWAKKEPLIRLRLFMQKKGLWSETYEKDVEGKCFEKLDAAILEEESYPSSEPDDIIRYTNAEASQRQLRELKERGWLK from the coding sequence ATGACAGAGAAGATAGTTGGGACATTCGAGATAAAGCATCTGGGCGTTTTAAACGAGGCAGGAGAGGCCGATGCCTCGCTCATGCCCGGGCTCTCGGATGACGCCATAAAGGCCCTTTTTGAGAGTATTATCTATATGAGGGCCTTTAATAGCCGCGCCCTTAGCCTACAGAGGGAAGGCCGCATAGGCACGTATCCGTCCATATACGGCCTTGAGGCAACGCAGGCAGCTACTGCCCTTGCCATAAGAAAGTCCGACTGGGTTGCGCCGACATTCAGGGAAAACGGCGTGTTCCTGGCCCTTGGGTACCCGGCATGGATGTTATACAGGTACTGGAAGGGCGATGAAAGGGGCGCAAAGACGCCGCCTGATTTAAACATCCTTCCCATGAGCGTTCCCGTCGGCTCGCACCTTACGCATGCAGTTGGCGTTGCCTACGCCATGAAGTACAGGAAGAAGAACGACGCTGTCATATGCTTTTTTGGCGACGGAGCATCTTCCAGAGGCGACTTTCACGAGGCCCTTAACTTTGCAGGCGTATTCAAGCTGCCGGTTGTATTCGTCTGCCAGAATAACCAGTGGGCAATATCCGTACCGCTAAAGACCCAGACTGCCTCCGAGACTATTGCGCAGAGGGCGTTTGGCTACGGCTTTGGCGGCATTCAGACGGACGGTAACGACGTGTTCGCAGTGTATAAGGCCGCAAACGAGGCCCTGGAAAAAGCAAGAAGCGGCGGAGGGCCGACACTGATAGAGAACCTTACCTACAGGCTCGACCACCATACTACAGCCGACGATGCAACGCGTTACAGAAATAGCGCGGATGTCGAGGCATGGGCAAAGAAGGAGCCGCTTATACGGCTGCGCTTGTTTATGCAGAAAAAAGGCCTCTGGAGCGAGACCTATGAAAAGGACGTCGAGGGAAAATGCTTTGAGAAGCTGGACGCCGCAATTTTAGAGGAAGAGTCGTATCCTTCCTCAGAGCCAGACGACATCATACGCTACACGAACGCCGAGGCGAGCCAGAGACAGCTTCGTGAGCTTAAGGAGCGCGGATGGCTAAAATGA